TATAGAAAGCATGGTCTTTGACCTGCTGACGCATAAATCCGTCATTTATCGACACGGAAAGCGTCTGCGGCAGTGACTCCCATTCGTTTTTGCTTATGAAAGTGACGAGGTGCTTGCCGTTGAATCTCTTTATAAGCTTGAAATCATTGCCGACATAGTAGTCGGGAAGCGATGCCGTCTGGTTGTTGGACAGTGAACCGGTGACGCCCAGGCGCACATCATCCCAGTCGATATTGGTTTTCAGGGTGTTGTTGATGAATGCAGTCTTCTGGTTCAGTTCATAGATAAATTTGCCCGACAGCGAGTGTGAGCGGTCAACGCCGTTGCGGTCTTCAGTAACGACACGGTTGCCATCGTTGAGAAAGTAGGTCGTTACGTTTGCCGCCTCTGCCGTGATACGGTTGAATGAGTAGTCAATCTGTGTCTTGAACTCTCCGCGTCCGAGTTTCCAAAGGGCATTGGTCGAAACAAGTGCCGAGCGATTGAACAGTGTGCGTTTACGGCTGAGATTAGGTACTCCGGGGAGCGACACACCGACATATCGGCTCAGGTCAGTTCCACGGCGGGAAGCGAAAAAGTCCGTGGCCTGTGCCGACAGGTCTTCGCCGATGTTGTTGGTCTTGAATGTGGTTATGTTCTGAAAATTTGGCATCACCGCCATAGCGAACAGTTCACCATCCCATATCGCACCGTCGGGCTGCCATGAGTAGCCGCCTCCGGCATCGCCGTGGAAACTCCACGTTGCCTTTGCCTTGTTTTTCAGTTTAGAGGTTGATAGCCGCCTTGTCTGAGAAAGATATGCCCGACAGCACCTGCATCGGCTGATGGTTCTCCATCACCTCGACCGCGCCCACATCCTCATGGCTTATGCCGTTTGTTGCTATGCCGTATTTGCCGCCGAGGAGGTCGGAGCCTTCGATATAGAATTTGTTGATGTCCTCTCCCTGGTACTGTATCTTGCCGGATTGCTCCACGTTGATTCCCGGCATACGTTTGAGCACATCACCGATTGAGCGGTCCTGCTGCTGGGCGAAGCTTCCTACATTATATGTGATAGTATCACCCTGCTCATGTATGCGGTCAGCCTTGACCGTAACCTCTTTAAGCAGTGTAGTTCCCGGTTCAAGCTGAACGGTTATCGGAAAAGAAACGCTATCGAGCGGTATCGATTGCTTGGCGAAGCTCATCATCGACACCTCCAACCGACAACCGGCAACCGACGGCAACGACATAGCAAAGCCACCATCGCCTTTCGACGTGGCATATTTCTTTATCTTGCCATCCGCGCCCTTTACTATGACAGACGCCCCGGTCAATGGCTCATTGCTATCCTTGTCAACCACAGTACCCGACACATTGACCTGCGCCACGGCTATTGCTGTAACAAATAGACAAAGTAGATATGTTATGAATCGAGACAATTTAAACTAACGTTACCTTAGAGGTGTGAATCGACAAACAATTTTATCGGTATTTGGATAAAGCACAGGGTCTTGAAAAGCACTTGTTACGGATAATTCCGAGGGTGTGAGCTTGTCTATTAGCCAAAACTGTTCTGACTTGTCAATATATATGACAGTGAAATTATCAGTAGTGAAAGTCCAACGGAAATAAACCAGATCGCCCTTGATTGTCTCGTCGTTCCAATTTGCCCATTTATATGAGCCGGTACCGTTGACGTTGAACTTATAGATCCGGCCTTCCTCTCTATACTCAGTTGGCTCGAAATCAGGTCGATATTCGTATGTCTGTTTCCACTCTACGCCGGTAAGGAGATTGATTATCTCTTTCTGGTCAGCGTCATAATAACCTGTGCGTTCCTCACACGAGGCAAGAAGCACACAGGATAATATGATTATGAGAAGCTGTATATGTTTCATTCGGATATTCCTATTGTCACAGTGCCGTTTCCAATTAGGGACTTGCCCTGAATGTTAAGATATTCACCATCAGCCTCCGGCAATTCCATAGAATAATTGTATGGCAGTGTATTCATACCTAATCCGACTATAAGGATTGTACCCTTGTTAGCTTTGTCAGATGTCACAAAAGAGATTTGTGATACATAAAACGTGGATGTATTACCGGAACTTACAGTAAGTCGTTTGTCATTTTCCATAGAGAAAAAGCCAGTTCGGCAAATATCATCGCCTGACACCGACAGCCGGGCCACTGTTTTTCCGCCCATCTTATCTGACTGAACTTTTGACAGACGCATTGTCCCTCCGCCATTGTTCCGTACCAATCCCGATGTCCGGGTTGTGTATATCACACTGACATTCTCGGCATTTCTATATGCTTCTATAAGATTGTTCGCCTGCTCCATTTCGCGCTCAAACCGAACCCGGTTTATGGAGCTGACCTCCAGCAGTTGTTCCCGTGAGCGGTTGACAACGTAGTCGGTTGCCGTAACCTTCCTGTCAGGATTGATGGAGAATAGCCCTGTGCTACTGTTCACCTCGACAAACTGCGAAAGGACTTCGACATCCGTCTCATAAGCCCTTATAGGGGTTGGTTCGTTGAAAACTGTGTTGTCATCACTGCACGCCGTTATCAAGAGGGCTGTGCCAATCAAGGAGGTAAGAATCAGTTTATTCATAACCTATAGCCAATTATTCCACTGACTCGGTGGAAAGATTAATTAAAGAAAACGTGAGCCAACTATGCCACGTCTTAGTTTGTAGGTCGTAGGAAACCTTTGATGCAGATGTAACAATAGTGACCCACGCTATATGCGTGAGAACCACTATGCTATCCCTTGCATCGGTTTCTGAATTTCCTACGTTCACAAACTACAAGATAAGCATAACGCTTCTTTTTTTCCAAAATGTCGTGGAAAGGCGATGCCATTCCGACGCGATGCCATTCCGACTGCAAATTTAGCCAAAATATCTGAATCCTAAGCTATAATCGCCGAAAAATTAGTAACTTTGCAGTCTAATACACGCAAAAATGACAAAAGAAGAACTGCTCGGCAGACTCAATGATATAGAATGGGACGACTTTGAGGTCAAGGAAGCGTCCGGCGGTATTCCCAAATCCATGTGGGAGACCGTGGGGGCATTCTCCAACACGACCGGAGGATGGATAATTCTCGGTGTAAAGGAGACAAAGGTCAAGAGCGTGTCAACATACGAGATAACGGGCATTGAAAAGGCCGAGAAGATGGAACAGGACATCATAAGCACCCTGCGTTCCGTCTCTAAGTTCAACGTGCCTATTCTCGCCACCGCACAGCTCCTTGATTTTGACGGAAAGGCCGTTCTCGCCTTTTATATACCAACGTCGGCCAACAAGCCTGTCTATTTCGGCAACAACCTGAATAATACGTTTGTCCGAGTCGGCAGTGGCGACCAACGCGCTACCGACATTGAGATAGACATACTGATGCGTGAAAAGACATTCGGCATGAAATCTGAAATGGAGGTTGACGGTACGGGGTTCGGAGACCTCAACACGCAGTCGCTCCAGACATACCGCCGCCGAATAAAGGACTACAACCCCGATTTCCGTTACAATGATCTCGATGACGAGCAGTTCTGCATCAAGACCGGAATAATCAGCCGTGGGAAGCTGACTTACGGTGGCTTGCTTATGCTTGGCAAAGGAGAGATCGTGCAGGAATATATACCTCATTTTTGGATTGATTACATCGAGATCCCGGGCACGACATATTCTGATGCGGACTGTCGTTACACATACCGTATGCCTGAGCAGGAAAATATCTGGGAATATTTCAAGGTGCTCTTGCAACGGCTGCGCCTGTATGTTGACAATCCATTTATGGCGGGGCCGGACGGTTTTTCGCCGGAAGATAATTCCCAGTTGTATTGTCTCAGGGAGGGGCTTGTTAATCTTCTCGCTCATGCAGACTATTTCAGCCCGATGCACTCTACCATAAGGGTATTCAATGACAGAATCGAATTCCAAAATCCCGGACGCTTCGCCGTGCGTATCTCCGACAAGCCCGGTAAGGTGAAATCGGTGCCGCGCAATCCCAATATCATAGCCTTCTTCCGCTACGCAAGACAAGGCGAAAATGCCGGATATGGTATTGACAAGATAATGCGTTGGACAAAACTCACAGGTCTTGAAGTTGATTTTGAAAGCGATATAACATCATCGACTGTCACCTACCCATTGCCATCACAAAAAGGTGGTCAGAAAGGTGGTCAGATAAACATAGACAATGAAAATATTTCCGCTGACAATCAATGTAATACACATAGTAAAGGTGGTCAGAAAGAGGTGGTCAGAAACAGTGGTCAGAACCAAGGAGAGGAAACGAGAGCCAGGATTGTTGAGGCGATGCGGAAAAAGCCTGAAATTTCGCGTCGGGAGCTTGCCGATATAATAGGTATATCCCCGTCAGCCATTCAAAAGCATATCGAACACCTCAAAGAAGCAGAAATCATTATCCGTCTCGGCAGCGATCGAAAAGGACTCTGGAAAGTGTTGAAATAATTTGGTTATGATAAGCATGATGAAGGAAATAACAACACGTGTAATCCGCAAAACGAAATGTTCAGCGTTCTCAAAACGAAACGTGCAAAAAGACAAAACAAAACGTCCTCTGAGACTACTTTTCGGTTCATGATTTTGATATAACAATGAGCATTTGTTCACATGGTATTAGAATGGCTTTCGAGGACTAATCGAAAGCCATTCTGTTTTACTATGGACCATATTATATGGCTACTTTGTGCAATTGCCTGTAATCACGCAATATTGTGGAGCATTATGTCTGTGTAATGGGAACTATAGTTCATTGATGCGTTGAACTCCTTTCGTGTGGCTCCGATGAATGGATTGCCGATCCAATTGTTCTTGCCGATCCAGTCGCACAGCTCGATGATCTGCGATTTGTTGGAAGTGAAATAGACATATCTGTGCCCGGTAAGGACCTTGAGCACATCAAGGTAATCAGACAGCTTCCAGTGAATGCTGTATGTGCCGACTTCCGTGCTGAGATATGGAGGATCGACAAGGAACACCACATCATCCCGGTCACGGTACTTCTCGAACAGTTCGCGGTAATCGCAGCTCTCAACCACGATGCCGTCAAGATAACCGTCGGCATTATAACCGGAACGCCTGACACGGTTATACATGGTATGCCTGCGCATCTCCTCCAGTGTCGTGGCATACTTCATCGAGAACAGCAGTGATGTTGACAGTGTGATATAATCCACAAAGCCTGTTTGCGCCTCTTCCTCCGCCATCATGCCGAGGACACGTTCCCTGATTGGCTTAGGCACAATCTTCAGCCTCGGCACGGAAGCAAGAATGTCACGCAACCGATCAATCATGGCATTGGTGCGCGGGATGTTCTCAATCCGGCGTCGGTAATTATCGAAATCATTATACACCACGGTGGCGTCCGGACGTTGCCGCTTGGTTATATGGGACAGCAGCCCGGAGCCTCCGAACAGGTCCACAAACACCTTTGCATCCTTAACCATACCAAGAACCTTCATATATTCTTTGGCGAACATGCGCTTCTGCCCGACGAAAGGCAGGGGCGCAGATAGATATTGCTTTTCCATACTGTTTTTTTGGTTACAAAGGTCGCGATAATCAGGATGAAAAAGCAGCGGACCCGCAGTGACAGCACTGCATATCCGCTGCATTGGAACAGTGTCATAATGCCGTTCGTCACACGTTCAGATCGAATCTTACGCCATCTTCCCCGGTGAGCAGACGGCGGGTGCGCTCCTCGTTGTTTTCGTATATATGCACGTTGCCCAGGTTGAGCGTTATGGACTTAAGGGGCAGATCGATCTGACGAGACATCAGGTACAGGTGGTACAGGTCCGCAGGCAGTCCGAGGTTTGCATCGGAGCTACGCTGATACGCTGTCATGACGAGACTGCCGTCCTCAATCTGGAACTGCACCAGACTCAGGCACGGAGCCTGATTGCTCTCGGCATCCGTGGAGCCCAGGAACAGCACATAGTTCTTGCTGCTGCGCTTCTCCCTGTTGATCTTGGCGATAAGCGGGGGCAGTTTCTCAAAATAAGTGGGGTAACTGTTGACAAGTGTCTGACCGCAATAGTCCCACCAGTTTATGCCCGCCTCCCGGTAACGCTCCACCGACCGCTCGCCGCTCAT
The nucleotide sequence above comes from Duncaniella freteri. Encoded proteins:
- a CDS encoding carboxypeptidase regulatory-like domain-containing protein; this encodes MAQVNVSGTVVDKDSNEPLTGASVIVKGADGKIKKYATSKGDGGFAMSLPSVAGCRLEVSMMSFAKQSIPLDSVSFPITVQLEPGTTLLKEVTVKADRIHEQGDTITYNVGSFAQQQDRSIGDVLKRMPGINVEQSGKIQYQGEDINKFYIEGSDLLGGKYGIATNGISHEDVGAVEVMENHQPMQVLSGISFSDKAAINL
- a CDS encoding RNA-binding domain-containing protein, translated to MTKEELLGRLNDIEWDDFEVKEASGGIPKSMWETVGAFSNTTGGWIILGVKETKVKSVSTYEITGIEKAEKMEQDIISTLRSVSKFNVPILATAQLLDFDGKAVLAFYIPTSANKPVYFGNNLNNTFVRVGSGDQRATDIEIDILMREKTFGMKSEMEVDGTGFGDLNTQSLQTYRRRIKDYNPDFRYNDLDDEQFCIKTGIISRGKLTYGGLLMLGKGEIVQEYIPHFWIDYIEIPGTTYSDADCRYTYRMPEQENIWEYFKVLLQRLRLYVDNPFMAGPDGFSPEDNSQLYCLREGLVNLLAHADYFSPMHSTIRVFNDRIEFQNPGRFAVRISDKPGKVKSVPRNPNIIAFFRYARQGENAGYGIDKIMRWTKLTGLEVDFESDITSSTVTYPLPSQKGGQKGGQINIDNENISADNQCNTHSKGGQKEVVRNSGQNQGEETRARIVEAMRKKPEISRRELADIIGISPSAIQKHIEHLKEAEIIIRLGSDRKGLWKVLK
- a CDS encoding thymidylate synthase, producing MNKYHHILNRILTEGRHQKNRKGSIIYLLNQSLELFPGDLLDIFEGHGIARRKLKTELSLFMSGERSVERYREAGINWWDYCGQTLVNSYPTYFEKLPPLIAKINREKRSSKNYVLFLGSTDAESNQAPCLSLVQFQIEDGSLVMTAYQRSSDANLGLPADLYHLYLMSRQIDLPLKSITLNLGNVHIYENNEERTRRLLTGEDGVRFDLNV
- a CDS encoding DNA adenine methylase, which gives rise to MEKQYLSAPLPFVGQKRMFAKEYMKVLGMVKDAKVFVDLFGGSGLLSHITKRQRPDATVVYNDFDNYRRRIENIPRTNAMIDRLRDILASVPRLKIVPKPIRERVLGMMAEEEAQTGFVDYITLSTSLLFSMKYATTLEEMRRHTMYNRVRRSGYNADGYLDGIVVESCDYRELFEKYRDRDDVVFLVDPPYLSTEVGTYSIHWKLSDYLDVLKVLTGHRYVYFTSNKSQIIELCDWIGKNNWIGNPFIGATRKEFNASMNYSSHYTDIMLHNIA